The following are encoded together in the Kwoniella europaea PYCC6329 chromosome 1, complete sequence genome:
- a CDS encoding multifunctional tryptophan biosynthesis protein — protein MGITLLIDNYDSFTWNVYADIAVLGGNPVVVRNDKITLEQIEEMYNSGELERIVISPGPGHPRTDSGISRDAIKWGIGKLPILGVCMGLECIVDLLGGEIAYAGEIKHGKSSLIQHDSIGIFHDLPPLLSSVRYHSLSAQLLSLPPILQVSSTTQESGVIMGVRHREATVEAVQYHPESCKSEGGKGLMANFLKLKGGKWGGENAWCGVLPPTPGKDEQSSTIPNGSAQPSASGSSRSAPSLPTILNKIHAQRLLDVEETSKVLATTPANITKSLSLHTSPPLISFVDRIKSTPHTAIMAEIKRASPSKGDIAPDASAPSQALKYALAGASVISVLTEPKWFKGSLLDMLSVRNALDSLPNRPAILRKDFILSKYMIDEARLYGADTVLLIVAMLEPTQLKELYDYSVSIGMEPLVEVNNTKELELALQIGSKVIGVNNRNLHDFNVDMSTTSRVNAALDGRDVILCALSGISSPEDVQKYVKEGVKAVLVGESLMRAKDTGKFLRSLIGLPLEDEKRIEEKPLVKICGIRSVEDAEIAINTGADLLGVILVPNAKRRISLEVARDISDLVKVTRSKSNSGRTSSKQSTSTGNEPWFTFNFNRLSQRKKPLLVGVFQNQPLAEILDAVDEIGLDIVQLHGDESQQLAKFIPVPVIKVFKISTSPSPSGEVVVSGRGEISRPGLNQFILLDSAGKGGEGISFPWENARKVIEKGENGSEGSVRLPIILAGGLDPTNVRKAIEVAGGSEGVRMVDVSSGVERDAGDGKDRSKVEEFVRAVKGQI, from the exons ATGGGTATCACATTGCTGATCGACAACTACGACTCGTTCACCTGGAACGTCTACGCCGACATAGCTGTATTGGGAGGTAATCCGGTGGTAGTGAGGAATGATAAGATTACTCTGGAAcagatcgag GAAATGTACAACTCCGGTGAGCTCGAACGTATAGTGATTTCACCAGGACCAGGACATCCTCGAACGGATAGTGGGATATCTAGAGATGCGATCAAATGGGGTATTGGCAAATTACCTATATTGGGTGTTTGTATGGGACTGGAATGTATAGTGGATCTATTGGGAGGTGAG ATCGCATACGCAGGAGAGATCAAGCACGGTAAATCCTCTTTGATCCAACACGATTCCATCGGTATATTCCACGACTTGCCACCATTATTATCCTCTGTCCGATACCATTCCCTATCCGCCCAACTATTATCCTTACCACCGATCTTACAAGTATCCTCAACCACGCAGGAATCAGGTGTCATCATGGGTGTCAGACACAGGGAAGCTACGGTAGAAGCTGTACAGTATCATCCGGAATCATGTAAGAGCGAAGGTGGGAAAGGGTTGATGGCGAATTTCTTAAAGTTGAAAGGAGGTAAATGGGGTGGTGAGAACGCTTGGTGTGGTGTACTACCTCCTACCCCTGGCAAAGACGAACAATCATCTACAATTCCAAATGGGTCCGCTCAACCTTCAGCTTCCGGTTCATCCAGATCTGCACCATCTTTACCTACCATTCTTAACAAGATCCACGCCCAGAGATTGCTAGATGTAGAAGAAACTTCGAAAGTATTAGCTACCACTCCAGCAAACATCACCAAATCCCTATCACTCCATACATCTCCACCATTAATTTCGTTCGTTGATCGAATCAAGTCGACTCCTCATACAGCCATCATGGCCGAGATCAAACGAGCTTCACCATCCAAAGGGGATATCGCTCCTGACGCATCGGCACCTTCACAAGCTTTGAAATACGCCTTGGCAGGTGCTTCGGTGATATCAGTGTTGACTGAACCTAAATGGTTTAAAGGATCTTTGCTCGATATGTTATCCGTTAGAAACGCGTTAGACTCATTACCCAATCGACCGGCAATACTGAGAAAAGATTTCATCCTGTCCAAGTATATGATAGACGAAGCTAGATTATACGGTGCCGATACTGTTTTACTCATCGTTGCGATGCTTGAGCCCACGCAGCTGAAAGAATTATACGATTATTCAGTATCAATAGGAATGGAACCATTGGTAGAAGTGAATAATACGAAAGAGTTAGAGTTGGCTTTGCAGATTGGAAGTAAAGTGATAGGAGTCAATAATAGGAATTTACATGATTTCAATGTGGACATGTCGACTACGTCCCGAGTGAATGCGGCTTTagatggaagggatgtcATTCTCTGTGCGTTAAGTGGGATATCGTCACCTGAAGATGTACAGAAATATGTGAAAGAGGGAGTAAAAGCTGTCTTGGTTGGTGAATCGTTGATGAGAGCGAAAGATACAGGGAAATTCTTAAGATCGTTAATCGGTTTACCACTCGAGGATGAGAAAAGGATAGAAGAGAAACCTCTAGTGAAGATATGTGGAATTAGATCAGTTGAAGATGCTGAAATCGCGATTAATACTGGAGCAGATCTATTAGGGGTGATATTGGTACCGAATGCCAAGCGAAGGATCTCGTTGGAAGTAGCTAGGGATATATCGGATTTGGTGAAAGTGACAAGATCAAAATCGAATTCAGGCCGAACGAGTTCAAAACAGTCTACTTCGACAGGTAACGAACCATGGTTCACATTCAATTTCAACCGGTTATCCCAACGTAAAAAACCCTTGTTAGTGGGTGTATTCCAGAATCAACCCTTGGCGGAAATACTGGATGCAGTAGATGAAATTGGATTAGATATCGTTCAATTACATGGTGATGAATCTCAACAATTGGCCAAATTCATTCCTGTACCGGTTATAAAGGTATTCAAAATATCGACGTCTCCTTCGCCTTCTGGAGAAGTGGTGGtcagtggaagaggagagataaGTCGACCTGGTTTGAATCAGTTTATCTTGTTGGATTCGGCtgggaaaggtggtgaaggaatATCGTTCCCTTGGGAAAACGCTAGAAAGGTTATTGAAAAGGGTGAGAATGGATCGGAAGGATCAGTGAGATTACCTATTATCTTAGCTGGAGGATTGGATCCGACCAATGTGCGAAAAGCGATTGAAGTTGCTGGTGGATCCGAGGGTGTGAGGATGGTTGATGTTAGTTCGGGAGTGGAGAGGGACGCAGGAGATGGGAAAGATAGGAGCAAAGTGGAGGAGTTTGTGAGGGCTGTTAAGGGACAGATATAG